Proteins co-encoded in one Marinilabiliales bacterium genomic window:
- a CDS encoding DUF1295 domain-containing protein: protein MLTPFLQASLIIFILVTLLWIVSVIIKDVSIIDLFWGLGFVVVNSFYFFVSGDLNERKILLLVLVSIWGLRLSIYLAWRNLGKGEDFRYREFRRKYGPHRYWWFSYFQVFLLQGVLIMLVSLPLLGANAGTQNENLTWIDYLGILVWLIGFVFEAGGDFQLARFKSNPQNKGKVLDKGFWKYTRHPNYFGDSAVWWSFAIFSIAAGNYWQIVGSVLMTILIIKVSGVSLLEKSLDDRKPQYREYIQKTSPFFPWFPKNP from the coding sequence ATGCTGACCCCGTTTTTACAAGCCTCGCTCATCATTTTCATCCTGGTGACACTCCTTTGGATAGTAAGCGTTATTATAAAAGATGTAAGCATAATTGACCTGTTCTGGGGACTTGGTTTCGTGGTGGTAAATTCCTTTTACTTCTTTGTATCGGGCGATTTGAATGAACGAAAAATACTCCTGCTGGTTCTGGTCTCAATCTGGGGCTTGAGGCTTTCCATTTATCTGGCCTGGAGAAACCTGGGCAAAGGAGAAGACTTCAGGTACCGGGAATTCAGACGAAAGTACGGCCCGCATCGCTACTGGTGGTTTAGCTACTTTCAGGTGTTTCTGTTGCAGGGAGTGTTGATTATGCTTGTTTCCCTGCCCTTATTGGGAGCCAACGCCGGAACACAAAACGAGAATCTTACCTGGATAGATTACCTGGGTATTTTAGTGTGGCTGATTGGATTTGTGTTTGAGGCCGGAGGCGATTTTCAGTTGGCCAGGTTTAAAAGCAATCCCCAAAACAAAGGAAAGGTGCTAGACAAGGGATTCTGGAAATATACCAGGCATCCCAATTATTTTGGCGATTCTGCCGTCTGGTGGTCTTTTGCCATTTTCAGTATAGCTGCCGGAAATTACTGGCAGATTGTTGGTTCAGTGCTTATGACTATACTGATAATAAAAGTCTCAGGAGTTTCATTGCTTGAAAAATCTTTAGATGACAGGAAACCACAATACCGGGAATACATTCAAAAAACCAGTCCGTTTTTCCCGTGGTTCCCAAAAAACCCATAA